The uncultured Desulfuromonas sp. genome has a segment encoding these proteins:
- a CDS encoding sigma 54-interacting transcriptional regulator, producing MEINHEQFFREMTLRVCSSLDIRLALKRTYDYLRQIMPLHSIYLNVHDETLSALRFIAWEPEECKIADIIPLPKDAWEWSRALREPVINDANSDNPMINKMAELTHNKGFTTMPVPLSLDGRRIGGLILRAAGDGAYNHQHIELMKSLTEPFAIALSNALAHQELLTYRDRLLDDNRFLQNELIPPAATEIIGNKGGLRNVMEMVGQVAPRNNTVLLLGETGVGKEVIANAIHYSSTRREGPFIKVNCGAIPESLIDSELFGHEKGAFTGAVATRRGRFERSSGGTIFLDEIGELPLAAQVKLLRILQYHELERVGGSAAIPVDIRVIAATHRNLEEMVAAQQFREDLWFRLNVFPIFIPPLRQRIGDIPALVHSLLTSKSREMGLHPVPPLAAGALERLTHYAWPGNVRELQNVIERELVRYKGGALTFDRLVGQDESSSVVPVDAEKSFSPRPLDDYLTTYLRQVLEHTGGRINGEGGAAQLLGINPSTLRSKLKKLGIERK from the coding sequence ATGGAGATCAACCACGAACAATTTTTTCGCGAGATGACGCTGCGGGTGTGCAGCAGTCTCGATATCCGCCTGGCTCTGAAGCGCACCTACGACTATCTGCGTCAAATCATGCCGCTGCACAGCATTTATCTCAATGTGCACGATGAAACCCTCAGTGCGCTGCGTTTTATCGCCTGGGAACCCGAGGAGTGTAAAATCGCCGACATCATCCCCCTGCCCAAAGATGCTTGGGAATGGAGCCGGGCGCTGCGTGAGCCGGTGATTAACGATGCCAACTCCGACAATCCCATGATCAACAAAATGGCCGAACTGACCCACAACAAAGGGTTTACCACCATGCCGGTGCCCCTCTCTCTTGACGGCAGACGCATCGGCGGACTCATCCTGCGTGCCGCAGGTGACGGGGCCTACAATCACCAGCACATTGAACTGATGAAAAGCCTGACTGAGCCGTTTGCCATTGCCCTGTCCAATGCTCTGGCCCATCAGGAGTTGCTGACCTACCGCGACCGGTTGCTCGACGACAACCGTTTTCTGCAAAATGAGCTGATTCCGCCCGCGGCTACCGAGATCATCGGCAACAAAGGCGGGCTGCGCAATGTCATGGAGATGGTCGGTCAGGTGGCACCGCGCAACAACACCGTGCTGCTTCTCGGCGAAACAGGTGTCGGCAAAGAAGTGATCGCCAACGCCATCCATTACAGCTCGACGCGCCGGGAGGGGCCGTTTATCAAGGTCAATTGCGGGGCGATTCCCGAATCCCTCATCGACAGTGAATTGTTCGGCCACGAAAAAGGCGCATTTACCGGTGCGGTGGCCACCCGGCGCGGTCGTTTCGAGCGCTCCAGCGGCGGTACCATCTTTCTCGACGAGATCGGCGAGCTGCCGTTGGCCGCCCAGGTCAAACTGTTGCGGATTCTGCAATATCACGAGCTGGAACGGGTCGGGGGTTCCGCGGCCATCCCGGTGGATATCCGGGTGATTGCCGCCACCCACCGCAACCTCGAAGAGATGGTGGCCGCCCAGCAGTTTCGTGAAGATCTGTGGTTTCGCCTCAACGTGTTCCCGATTTTTATCCCGCCGTTGCGCCAGCGCATCGGCGATATTCCGGCGCTGGTCCACTCGCTGCTCACGTCGAAAAGTCGTGAAATGGGCCTGCATCCGGTGCCGCCACTTGCCGCCGGAGCCTTGGAACGCCTCACCCATTATGCCTGGCCCGGCAATGTGCGGGAGCTGCAGAATGTCATTGAACGGGAGCTGGTGCGCTACAAAGGGGGAGCGCTAACGTTTGATCGATTGGTGGGGCAGGACGAATCCAGCTCTGTCGTCCCGGTTGATGCCGAAAAGTCGTTTTCTCCCAGACCTCTGGATGACTATTTGACCACGTATTTGCGTCAAGTGCTTGAGCACACCGGTGGTCGCATCAATGGCGAGGGCGGTGCGGCGCAGCTGCTCGGCATAAACCCGAGCACGTTGAGGAGTAAGCTGAAAAAACTGGGGATAGAGCGAAAATAA